From a single Anomaloglossus baeobatrachus isolate aAnoBae1 chromosome 4, aAnoBae1.hap1, whole genome shotgun sequence genomic region:
- the LOC142301963 gene encoding endonuclease domain-containing 1 protein-like codes for MKLLLIISLILAVAIGTQARVNNDFNNCSEYFYRAHVPSGFQGIAKSDLFDRKKLPEGINVNDLSSPAYICQTFNGSNRFATLYDRGRRMPLYSAYIMDVKASESEKTCKRVNTFRVEPQLAYRGVTENMEFAMDARSGLQKYNWDKKIGERKEENRPMYLLRTSQALDYDYGNTTYDRGHLNPCGHHTVSRDEYKATFTLTNAVPMVPEINRVWSVYENEMIKMLTDQNEKIYVITGIVPGNVPIKEGGLSAPTHVWNAYCHVDKNGKRKGVGAAHVQNTMGSKIRKFNNIGEFQEELQKLLGVINIELFSNGCKPEK; via the exons atgaagctatTGCTGATCATTTCACTGATCCTAGCGGTGGCCATTGGCACCCAAGCCCGGGTTAACAATGACTTTAACAACTGCTCTGAATATTTTTACAGGGCCCACGTCCCCAGTGGCTTTCAAGGCATCGCTAAGTCTGATCTGTTTGATCGCAAGAAGCTTCCAGAAGGAATAAATGTAAATGACCTGTCTTCTCCAGCTTATATTTGCCAAACATTTAATGGTTCCAATCGTTTTGCCACCTTGTATGACAGGGGGAGACGTATGCCCCTCTACTCCGCCTACATCATGGACGTAAAAGCCAGCGAATCTGAAAAAACTTGTAAGCGAGTCAATACTTTCAGAGTGGAACCTCAG CTGGCTTATCGAGGAGTGACGGAAAACATGGAATTTGCAATGGATGCAAGGAGTGGATTACAGAAGTATAACTGGGATAAGAAGATTggagaaagaaaagaagagaacaGACCTATGTACCTGTTAAGAACAAGTCAGGCACTTGATTATGACTATGGAAACACAACATACGATAGGGGGCATCTAAACCCCTGTGGGCACCATACTGTCAGTCGCGATGAATATAAAGCGACATTCACCCTGACCAATGCAGTACCAATGGTACCAGAGATAAATCGAGTTTGGAGTGTATATGAAAATGAGATGATTAAAATGTTAACAGATCAAAACGAAAAAATATACGTAATAACGGGGATTGTACCGGGGAATGTACCGATAAAGGAGGGTGGATTATCTGCTCCGACTCATGTGTGGAACGCCTATTGCCACGTAGATAAGAATGGTAAACGTAAGGGGGTCGGAGCTGCACATGTTCAAAATACAATGGGTAGCAAAATTAGGAAATTTAACAATATTGGTGAATTTCAAGAGGAACTCCAAAAACTTCTGGGTGTTATTAATATTGAGCTATTTAGCAATGGCTGTAAGCCTGAGAAATAA